In a single window of the Candoia aspera isolate rCanAsp1 chromosome 14, rCanAsp1.hap2, whole genome shotgun sequence genome:
- the LOC134505497 gene encoding uncharacterized protein LOC134505497 isoform X2, whose translation MGSGLIGAFVFLLCMWLCDMSSQNLIKDQKNQKMEPTLLINEVNADNPGEDTMEYLELYHISGQRVALDRYHVVFYNGKGNMAYQVINLSGFFTDDQGFLLIGSGSVIPRPTIILSKSTIQNGPDAIALYFGRTDLYQGMPVDSEGLVDALVHKSNKRDKAYELVRVLTPGTEPFLEDPLFWTIDESLERCQGRDSQRFFQVGMPTPGSDNHCIPFSQLNASFLLINEVKLVFSPGDFEFVELQGPPSTEVKDLVMVLIEGSTQKIYFVMEVKGETSPDGLLLLGSGPSKIPGGADHLQFPQNSNTPLLKAGTHAVALYRGTISHFMVGSTAASASTLLDALAYTTLEQPDSQLQDILTPGRPPFYMSTQTQQDGASVSRCVCCSITRDPSTYALAKPTPLQFNDCPKKRFSRNISLCFQVVDCQRKDQDESVILGVLAQSLEKRCNCSLSPAYFKDPVLTCEGGKIIFMALLSARSAEQLDREMQALLTLVKSEELMHFGNQNTSIAIQTCSSDANGTDTPPGLTSENPRTTREPPALELLINEVNADNPGAREDTEYVELFYPGQAPFSLESYWLVLYNGKNNLAYKVLNLTGYWTNEWGYFLVGSGGVIPKPSLVLPDATIQNGVDAVALYRNPNPVYKTNMQVTVDGLIDAVVYRARGSEKADKLVSLLTPGQNVLHENDSHSTEDESISRCLSLKPRDSRSFQVTLTTPLRENACVSFNLNSTEEVLHNSSTVINEVGVANDSFPYKFIELKGKPGDSLKKYTLHFFSGDHHWPYTSIHLQGEFGSNGLFVVMPGHMSPGEQLVMPSLWNHPSSKQETITVGIFSHKVRLPYGTLNIVQKAEDILTWRPGIVPQISFIPGKRERVWSLSRCPFCREGFLISDPTPGLENSCPQKPLSLDLGMCLLTPNCSFWFQNPQLQARFWQTLVRSMEDSCSCGISWCSLQGLNFTCSNTTLELSGQVWARSPEQLQLLSQWQLNFSLSPHPFSVDGILLKANTPCTSSSEGVPVSKASLQTWEIALWILGSVLLILLLIGVTLYCMKRPQNYNNIELNDRCEIMSDI comes from the exons ATGGGATCTGGCTTGATTGGTGCCTTTGTGTTCCTTCTGTGCATGTGGCTATGTGACATGAGTTCCCAGAACCTCATCAAGGACCAGAAGAACCAAAAGATGGAGCCAACACTCCTGATTAATGAGGTCAATGCAGATAATCCAGGAGAAGACACCATGGAGTATTTGGAACTGTATCATATCAGTGGACAAAGAGTTGCTTTGGACAGATATCATGTAGTCTTCTACAATGGAAAGGGAAACATGGCCTACCAAGTCATAAATCTTAGTGGCTTTTTCACAGATGACCAGGGTTTTCTCCTGATTGGGTCTGGCAGTGTTATCCCAAGGCCAACTATAATCCTCTCAAAGAGCACAATCCAGAATGGACCAGATGCAATTGCTCTCTATTTTGGGAGAACAGACTTGTATCAAGGCATGCCTGTCGACAGTGAAGGCCTGGTGGATGCTTTGGTGCATAAATCTAATAAAAGGGACAAAGCATATGAGTTGGTTCGTGTTCTGACCCCTGGCACAGAACCCTTCTTGGAGGACCCTTTATTCTGGACCATTGATGAGTCTCTGGAGAGGTGCCAAGGGAGGGATTCCCAGAGATTCTTCCAAGTAGGGATGCCAACCCCAGGCTCCGATAACCACTGTATTCCTTTCTCACAGTTGAATGCATCTTTTTTGCTGATCAATGAAGTTAAGCTGGTATTCTCCCCTGGAGACTTTGAGTTTGTAGAGCTCCAAGGTCCCCCTTCCACAGAGGTGAAGGACCTGGTGATGGTGCTGATTGAAGGAAGTACACAAAAGATCTACTTTGTCATGGAAGTGAAGGGTGAAACTTCTCCCGATGGGTTACTTCTGTTGGGTTCAGGACCGTCCAAAATTCCAG ggGGTGCAGATCATCTGCAGTTCCCCCAGAATTCCAACACCCcccttctcaaagcaggcacccATGCCGTTGCCCTGTACAGGGGAACCATCAGCCACTTCATGGTGGGCTCCACTGCGGCATCAGCATCAACCCTTCTGGACGCCTTGGCATACACAACACTTGAACAGCCAGATTCACAACTGCAGGACATCTTGACTCCTGGGAGGCCTCCCTTCTACATGAGCACACA AACCCAGCAGGATGGTGCATCGGTGAGCCGGTGTGTCTGCTGCTCCATCACCCGGGATCCTTCCACCTATGCCCTTGCCAAGCCTACACCTTTGCAATTCAACGATTGCCCGAAAAAGCGCTTTAGCCGAAACATTTCCCTGTGTTTTCAAGTAGTAG ATTGCCAGCGAAAAGATCAGGACGAAAGTGTGATACTGGGAGTTTTGGCCCAGTCTTTGGAGAAACGATGCAACTGCAGTCTTTCTCCTGCTTATTTCAAAG ATCCTGTTTTAACATGTGAAGGtggaaaaattattttcatgGCACTCCTGAGCGCCCGATCAGCAGAGCAGCTGGACCGCGAGATGCAGGCCCTCTTAACTTTGGTGAAGAGTGAGGAACTGATGCACTTTGGAAACCAGAACACCAGCATAGCGATTCAGACTTGTTCAAGTGATGCAAATGGGACAGACACACCTCCAG GGCTAACATCGGAAAACCCAAGGACAACTAGAGAACCTCCAGCCCTGGAGCTGCTTATCAATGAAGTGAACGCAGACAATCCTGGAGCCCGAGAGGACACGGAATACGTTGAGTTGTTCTACCCGGGACAAGCACCATTTTCACTCGAGAGCTACTGGCTTGTTCTCTACAACGGCAAGAACAACTTAGCTTATAAAGTCTTGAACCTGACAGGCTACTGGACCAACGAGTGGGGCTACTTCCTTGTTGGGAGTGGTGGAGTGATCCCCAAGCCCTCACTTGTTTTGCCAGATGCCACCATCCAGAATGGTGTAGACGCTGTGGCGCTCTACCGCAACCCCAACCCTGTCTATAAAACCAACATGCAGGTGACTGTTGATGGGCTGATTGACGCTGTAGTGTACAGAGCCCGGGGTTCAGAGAAGGCTGACAAGCTTGTGTCTCTTCTCACTCCGGGGCAGAATGTCCTCCATGAAAATGATTCTCATAGCACCGAAGACGAGTCCATCAGCCGATGTCTCAGCCTGAAGCCTAGAGACTCCAGGAGCTTCCAG GTGACTCTAACAACGCCTCTTCGTGAAAACGCTTGCGTGTCCTTTAACCTGAATTCCACAGAGGAGGTGCTCCATAATTCTTCCACTGTCATCAACGAAGTGGGCGTGGCCAACGACTCATTTCCGTACAAGTTCATTGAACTGAAAGGGAAGCCGGGAGACAgcttaaaaaaatacacattgcATTTCTTCTCTGGAGATCATCACTGGCCGTACACCAGCATCCACCTGCAAGGCGAATTTGGGAGCAATGGCCTCTTTGTTGTCATGCCAGGACACATGTCCCCAGGTG AGCAGCTGGTGATGCCCTCTCTCTGGAATCACCCATCCTCGAAGCAGGAGACCATAACTGTGGGCATATTCAGCCATAAAGTGCGGCTTCCTTATGGCACTCTGAACATTGTACAGAAAGCAGAAGATATTTTAACGTGGAGGCCTGGGATAGTCCCTCAAATCTCCTTTATACCTGGGAAAAGAGAAAG AGTGTGGTCTCTCAGTCGCTGCCCTTTCTGCAGGGAAGGCTTTCTCATCTCTGACCCCACCCCAGGCTTGGAGAACAGCTGTCCTCAGAAGCCTCTGTCCTTGGATCTTGGAATGTGCCTGCTGACACCTA ACTGTTCCTTCTGGTTTCAAAATCCACAGCTACAAGCTCGCTTCTGGCAAACGCTAGTGAGATCCATGGAAGACAGCTGTTCATGTGGGATCTCTTGGTGCTCTCTGCAAG GACTGAATTTTACCTGCTCTAACACCACACTGGAACTCTCTGGTCAGGTGTGGGCCAGGTCACCGGAACAGCTGCAGCTCCTTAGCCAGTGGCAATTGAATTTCTCCTTAAGTCCCCACCCATTTTCTGTGGATGGGATATTGCTCAAAGCTAACACACCCTGTACATCTTCCAGTGAAGGAGTACCAGTATCTAAAG CTTCACTTCAAACCTGGGAAATTGCTCTCTGGATCTTGGGTTCCGTCTTGCTAATACTGCTGTTAATCGGCGTAACCTTATATTGTATGAAAAG ACCACAGAATTACAACAATATTGAACTGAACGATCGCTGCGAGATTATGTCAGACATCTGA
- the LOC134505497 gene encoding uncharacterized protein LOC134505497 isoform X1: protein MGSGLIGAFVFLLCMWLCDMSSQNLIKDQKNQKMEPTLLINEVNADNPGEDTMEYLELYHISGQRVALDRYHVVFYNGKGNMAYQVINLSGFFTDDQGFLLIGSGSVIPRPTIILSKSTIQNGPDAIALYFGRTDLYQGMPVDSEGLVDALVHKSNKRDKAYELVRVLTPGTEPFLEDPLFWTIDESLERCQGRDSQRFFQVGMPTPGSDNHCIPFSQLNASFLLINEVKLVFSPGDFEFVELQGPPSTEVKDLVMVLIEGSTQKIYFVMEVKGETSPDGLLLLGSGPSKIPGGADHLQFPQNSNTPLLKAGTHAVALYRGTISHFMVGSTAASASTLLDALAYTTLEQPDSQLQDILTPGRPPFYMSTQTQQDGASVSRCVCCSITRDPSTYALAKPTPLQFNDCPKKRFSRNISLCFQVVDCQRKDQDESVILGVLAQSLEKRCNCSLSPAYFKDPVLTCEGGKIIFMALLSARSAEQLDREMQALLTLVKSEELMHFGNQNTSIAIQTCSSDANGTDTPPGLTSENPRTTREPPALELLINEVNADNPGAREDTEYVELFYPGQAPFSLESYWLVLYNGKNNLAYKVLNLTGYWTNEWGYFLVGSGGVIPKPSLVLPDATIQNGVDAVALYRNPNPVYKTNMQVTVDGLIDAVVYRARGSEKADKLVSLLTPGQNVLHENDSHSTEDESISRCLSLKPRDSRSFQVTLTTPLRENACVSFNLNSTEEVLHNSSTVINEVGVANDSFPYKFIELKGKPGDSLKKYTLHFFSGDHHWPYTSIHLQGEFGSNGLFVVMPGHMSPGGKANEQLVMPSLWNHPSSKQETITVGIFSHKVRLPYGTLNIVQKAEDILTWRPGIVPQISFIPGKRERVWSLSRCPFCREGFLISDPTPGLENSCPQKPLSLDLGMCLLTPNCSFWFQNPQLQARFWQTLVRSMEDSCSCGISWCSLQGLNFTCSNTTLELSGQVWARSPEQLQLLSQWQLNFSLSPHPFSVDGILLKANTPCTSSSEGVPVSKASLQTWEIALWILGSVLLILLLIGVTLYCMKRPQNYNNIELNDRCEIMSDI from the exons ATGGGATCTGGCTTGATTGGTGCCTTTGTGTTCCTTCTGTGCATGTGGCTATGTGACATGAGTTCCCAGAACCTCATCAAGGACCAGAAGAACCAAAAGATGGAGCCAACACTCCTGATTAATGAGGTCAATGCAGATAATCCAGGAGAAGACACCATGGAGTATTTGGAACTGTATCATATCAGTGGACAAAGAGTTGCTTTGGACAGATATCATGTAGTCTTCTACAATGGAAAGGGAAACATGGCCTACCAAGTCATAAATCTTAGTGGCTTTTTCACAGATGACCAGGGTTTTCTCCTGATTGGGTCTGGCAGTGTTATCCCAAGGCCAACTATAATCCTCTCAAAGAGCACAATCCAGAATGGACCAGATGCAATTGCTCTCTATTTTGGGAGAACAGACTTGTATCAAGGCATGCCTGTCGACAGTGAAGGCCTGGTGGATGCTTTGGTGCATAAATCTAATAAAAGGGACAAAGCATATGAGTTGGTTCGTGTTCTGACCCCTGGCACAGAACCCTTCTTGGAGGACCCTTTATTCTGGACCATTGATGAGTCTCTGGAGAGGTGCCAAGGGAGGGATTCCCAGAGATTCTTCCAAGTAGGGATGCCAACCCCAGGCTCCGATAACCACTGTATTCCTTTCTCACAGTTGAATGCATCTTTTTTGCTGATCAATGAAGTTAAGCTGGTATTCTCCCCTGGAGACTTTGAGTTTGTAGAGCTCCAAGGTCCCCCTTCCACAGAGGTGAAGGACCTGGTGATGGTGCTGATTGAAGGAAGTACACAAAAGATCTACTTTGTCATGGAAGTGAAGGGTGAAACTTCTCCCGATGGGTTACTTCTGTTGGGTTCAGGACCGTCCAAAATTCCAG ggGGTGCAGATCATCTGCAGTTCCCCCAGAATTCCAACACCCcccttctcaaagcaggcacccATGCCGTTGCCCTGTACAGGGGAACCATCAGCCACTTCATGGTGGGCTCCACTGCGGCATCAGCATCAACCCTTCTGGACGCCTTGGCATACACAACACTTGAACAGCCAGATTCACAACTGCAGGACATCTTGACTCCTGGGAGGCCTCCCTTCTACATGAGCACACA AACCCAGCAGGATGGTGCATCGGTGAGCCGGTGTGTCTGCTGCTCCATCACCCGGGATCCTTCCACCTATGCCCTTGCCAAGCCTACACCTTTGCAATTCAACGATTGCCCGAAAAAGCGCTTTAGCCGAAACATTTCCCTGTGTTTTCAAGTAGTAG ATTGCCAGCGAAAAGATCAGGACGAAAGTGTGATACTGGGAGTTTTGGCCCAGTCTTTGGAGAAACGATGCAACTGCAGTCTTTCTCCTGCTTATTTCAAAG ATCCTGTTTTAACATGTGAAGGtggaaaaattattttcatgGCACTCCTGAGCGCCCGATCAGCAGAGCAGCTGGACCGCGAGATGCAGGCCCTCTTAACTTTGGTGAAGAGTGAGGAACTGATGCACTTTGGAAACCAGAACACCAGCATAGCGATTCAGACTTGTTCAAGTGATGCAAATGGGACAGACACACCTCCAG GGCTAACATCGGAAAACCCAAGGACAACTAGAGAACCTCCAGCCCTGGAGCTGCTTATCAATGAAGTGAACGCAGACAATCCTGGAGCCCGAGAGGACACGGAATACGTTGAGTTGTTCTACCCGGGACAAGCACCATTTTCACTCGAGAGCTACTGGCTTGTTCTCTACAACGGCAAGAACAACTTAGCTTATAAAGTCTTGAACCTGACAGGCTACTGGACCAACGAGTGGGGCTACTTCCTTGTTGGGAGTGGTGGAGTGATCCCCAAGCCCTCACTTGTTTTGCCAGATGCCACCATCCAGAATGGTGTAGACGCTGTGGCGCTCTACCGCAACCCCAACCCTGTCTATAAAACCAACATGCAGGTGACTGTTGATGGGCTGATTGACGCTGTAGTGTACAGAGCCCGGGGTTCAGAGAAGGCTGACAAGCTTGTGTCTCTTCTCACTCCGGGGCAGAATGTCCTCCATGAAAATGATTCTCATAGCACCGAAGACGAGTCCATCAGCCGATGTCTCAGCCTGAAGCCTAGAGACTCCAGGAGCTTCCAG GTGACTCTAACAACGCCTCTTCGTGAAAACGCTTGCGTGTCCTTTAACCTGAATTCCACAGAGGAGGTGCTCCATAATTCTTCCACTGTCATCAACGAAGTGGGCGTGGCCAACGACTCATTTCCGTACAAGTTCATTGAACTGAAAGGGAAGCCGGGAGACAgcttaaaaaaatacacattgcATTTCTTCTCTGGAGATCATCACTGGCCGTACACCAGCATCCACCTGCAAGGCGAATTTGGGAGCAATGGCCTCTTTGTTGTCATGCCAGGACACATGTCCCCAGGTGGTAAGGCTAATG AGCAGCTGGTGATGCCCTCTCTCTGGAATCACCCATCCTCGAAGCAGGAGACCATAACTGTGGGCATATTCAGCCATAAAGTGCGGCTTCCTTATGGCACTCTGAACATTGTACAGAAAGCAGAAGATATTTTAACGTGGAGGCCTGGGATAGTCCCTCAAATCTCCTTTATACCTGGGAAAAGAGAAAG AGTGTGGTCTCTCAGTCGCTGCCCTTTCTGCAGGGAAGGCTTTCTCATCTCTGACCCCACCCCAGGCTTGGAGAACAGCTGTCCTCAGAAGCCTCTGTCCTTGGATCTTGGAATGTGCCTGCTGACACCTA ACTGTTCCTTCTGGTTTCAAAATCCACAGCTACAAGCTCGCTTCTGGCAAACGCTAGTGAGATCCATGGAAGACAGCTGTTCATGTGGGATCTCTTGGTGCTCTCTGCAAG GACTGAATTTTACCTGCTCTAACACCACACTGGAACTCTCTGGTCAGGTGTGGGCCAGGTCACCGGAACAGCTGCAGCTCCTTAGCCAGTGGCAATTGAATTTCTCCTTAAGTCCCCACCCATTTTCTGTGGATGGGATATTGCTCAAAGCTAACACACCCTGTACATCTTCCAGTGAAGGAGTACCAGTATCTAAAG CTTCACTTCAAACCTGGGAAATTGCTCTCTGGATCTTGGGTTCCGTCTTGCTAATACTGCTGTTAATCGGCGTAACCTTATATTGTATGAAAAG ACCACAGAATTACAACAATATTGAACTGAACGATCGCTGCGAGATTATGTCAGACATCTGA